The Anopheles gambiae chromosome 2, idAnoGambNW_F1_1, whole genome shotgun sequence genomic sequence AGCTGCTAAAACTCTCGAATTGTAGTGCAATACTATGAGCAATACAGATTCCGTTCGGGtcaagttgttgtttttcgcgaAATCCCGGGAGCTAGCCGGAGTCTCTGGCACGGACGATTTCCTGGTGCCGCACGCTGAAATCAAGTGCTCCGAGCTGCTCGATCTGATCTGTAATCGGTACAATCTCTCCATCATCCGCAACAATGTTATACTAGCCCATAACGAGCAGTACTGTGCCGATCTGAGCGAAACGATACGCATACGCAACGGGGACGAGCTGGCTGTGATACCACCCATCTCCGGAGGGTAGACGTTGCCGCGACGCATCGAGATACAATAGATCATGAATTATCTAAAGTTAACGTTTGATAAGCTGGACGTCGGGGCGCTGAACGATCAGGTGGCGCACGAAAGCTGCGGTGCGGTGTCATTGTTCGTCGGCACGACCAGAGATAACTTTGAGGGCAAAACCGTCGTATTGCTGGAGTACGAAGCTTATGAAGCCATGGCGATCAAAACGATGAATCTGCTGTGCGAGGAGGTTCGCGCGCGCTGGCCGGATGTGGTCAACATCGGCATACACCATCGGCTGGGGACGGTTCCGGTAAAGGAAGCGTCCGTTGTGATAGCGATAAGCTCGCCGCATCGCAAGTCCAGCCTAGAGGCGGTGCATTTTACCATCGACGAGCTGAAGAAATCCGTACCTGTTTGGAAGAAGGAGCTGTACGATGGAGAGGGCAGCTCAGAATGGAAGGAGAACAGCGAATGCACATGGTCGAAGAAGTACAAGGACAACCATATACTGTAGCAATGAGGTTTCGCAAACCGAACATAACGTTTAGTGACGAAAGCAGCCTAGCGGATCAAAGTCACTATAATTTGCACTGGTGGCAGCAACACTACTTTTCATGCATGACTGATCACATGCAATCAAAGATTGTATAGAGgaacaaaaagggaagaatTTCCAGCAACGAACAATCGGAACGGGTAGGAAAATCACACGGTGCTTTCAATCAACTTCAACGACATTGCCGATAGATTTAGATATTAGTATTTACCATGCAAAACTAGCTGAGTCATGTACCAAGTGGGCGATGCACCTTCCATTCGCAGGTCATCTTTTATCTAGCACCGATCGTACCCTAGCGCGTAGACAAGATCAACATGGTCGAGTGTTTATGGGCGAAGCCGAAGATAAAATACAGGAACTAAAAGAATAGTTTGAAAAGttgactattttttttttctttgttaaattataaaatgttAACACAGTGCAATCTTTTTGGAAAAGGACCCCGTTTAAATATACacatataaaattaaaattaatttgcaATTTTGTACTTCTTTACCTTATTATAAGCATTTTTATAAACATACGTTTGACTGATCCGATTCTTTTGGCTAGTGTAGTTCGTATTGAGCGTGCCTGTTGCTTAAACGCGATTTGCGCGCTGTCGTGTAGAAACGCTGTATGCGACATATGCAAAACAAATGAGCAGTGTTGCCAAGATCAACCAAAGTTTGAACTAAAGagtgaatttaatttaataaaaattcaatattttatccCAGTTTACTATTCAAAAATTAGAATAATTTACAGTCTTTTTGAAAATAGTTCAGAATAGAGTAAATCGCTTAAAATTAAACAGACAAAAGATCAAACAGAAGAGCCTACCCGATGCCATGTCAAACTTCAATTCAATATGGCGTCCAAATATGTAACAAGCCGTGTGTGAGCTGACCTGGTTTTACGAGCATTGTTGGCAGAGATCGATTCAGCTGCATCGTCgttgtttgttctgttttctatttttgtgtACGCGAGAAAGTTTTCCCTACCGTGAGACATACAGCGAGTGCAACAAATTCTACACATGTCGATCGGGGTGAATTTACGTGTGACGGGCCACACGTCAATCGGTGGCCGCAAATACCAGGAAGACTACTTTTCCGTCGCCTATCAGCAAACGGAGAATGACCAAAATCTGGAGTACGCGTACTTTGGAATTTACGACGGGCATGGTGGCGCGGAAGCGTCCCTCTACGCCAAGGAGCATCTGATGAATACGATAGTGAGCCAGAAGCTGTTCTGGTcggaaaatgatgatgatgtgttgAAATCAATACGCGAAGGCTACATCCAGACACACTATTCGATGTGGCGCGAGCAAGGTAAACAACGTAGAAGACAACTTATTCTCCCTCCTTTCCCCGCCGCCCTCTCGTGCGTTAAAGTGctggttttttctttcttttgtggTGGGGGGTCCTTGTACGATGTTGGTGGCCTTTCACTTATTTAATGCATTGTGGTGTCTGAAGCGCTGCAAAAAGTTGCACAAAATCTGCATCTGGTGCAGAGGGCGCCCTGGGAAAGTGATTGCCGTGTTCAAGTGACATCCTGTTGGCGTTTTCATGAATTTTcgtgttgtttaattttcccACTCATTTGCTCGGACGGGTTGACGTAAGCCTACTTGCTCACGCACACCACCAACTTGACGCTAGACGCTCatgatagtgtgtgtgtgagggtgaGTGTGCTCTGTGTTTGAATAACATCTACCCTACACACAGACAACTAATGTCATTCCAATTGTACACTTCAGctggttttattattattttgcatgTATCTCGGGCACTGTTGGGCGGGAAACTGGCACTTAGTGCATGATTACGCTACTGACAATGTATGATGCTTATGGTTTCAACTTCATCTTCCCCCAAACAGAGAAATGGCCAAAAACGTCGTCCGGATTGCCGAGCACAGCGGGAACGACGGCCAGCATTGCGTTTATAAGACGGGGCAAAATTTACATCGGTCACGTAGGAGACTCTGGCATCGTGTTGGGTTACCAGAACGATAAGGAATCGGCAAACGATGGGCGCTGGGTGGCAACACCGCTCACCGAAGACCACAAACCGGAAAGCTACGCAGAAAAGATGCGTATTATGAGTTGTGGCGGTAAGGTAGTTACCAAATCGGGCGTGCCACGTGTGGTATGGAATCGGCCACGCATTGGCCACAAGGGACCGGTGCGGAGGAGCACACCGATCGACGAAATACCGTTTCTAGCCGTCGCCCGAAGTCTGGGCGACTTGTGGAGCTATAATTCGGCAATGGATGAGTTTGTCGTGAGTCCCGTGCCCGACGTCTCGGTCATTGAGATTGATCCGAAAAAGTACAGGTAAGCGTGCCGAAACAGACTGATAATGCAAACGTTCATGTACCTATATTTCTCCTTTTCAACACGCGTCTTGTTCATTAGGTGTCTCATATTCGGTTCCGATGGCCTGTGGAACGTGATGTCACCGAAGAATGCGGTAGACATTGTTCGGAATGCCGAAATGGAAAACGTACGCATTGCCTTGGAGGGTGGAAACGAGTGGAAAAATCCCAGCAAATTGTTAGTCAACGAAGCACTGGACCGGTGGAGTCGCAGTAACATGAAGGCAGATAATACTTCCGTCGTTATCATTATGCTTGACCCTCCTGGGCCACCGAAGCGAGATGTGTTGAAATCGGTCAAAGATACGATCCAGCACGCTGCAAACGATCAGCCTCATGCGGGTACAGGAGCAGCGGGCAGCAATATTATCCACCTATTCGACTGCATCACACGGGGCGAGTCGATGCCTGCGATGTCGGAGGAGCTTTCTCGCCGAGAACTGCCGGCCCTGGCTGATGCAAGGTTTGATAGGATGCATCATAATCTAGATGCACAGCACCACTATCATCATCCACACCACAGCGCGGAAGAATACTGCGAATCGGAAAGTCATACTAACGATCACAACGCGCTGCACCAGCCGCATCCGGACCAACACCACCAACTGTCCCATCTACAAGCTGCTGATCCGTACAATCAATCCGCCGTTCCATCTACCTCTTACCATCAGGACCTTGCCTACTCGGACAGCTTTGCCGAATCGTACAATTCGCTGCTAAATAGGAGCTTTGAAAACACAGACCACTCTTACACATCACTCTTTCACCCCGTCACGGAGCACGGCCTCGAAGCCGAGGATGTCGCTGAATCCTACCGCAATAAGGCCACCATGGTGGAGGGTGTGGCGCCCGAGGAGGACGACGAAACGATGTTTGATTACTCTGGCGGATCGTCAGACGATGAACTAATAGCCGCAAACACGGCGAGTGATTCCACCTACTCGTTGACCAACTTACAAACCAAATCGGAACGATTGCGGGCTGAAATGCTAGAATCGTGCAGCTCTCCGGATGCATAttaccatcagcagcaaccacGAAACGAGCCAAGTGGTTACGCGACAGGAAATTTGGCGATTATTGAGCATTTTCACAACTATCACCATGCACCGCATGGTGAGTACGGCGAGCATCACACTACCCACGGCCGTACCGATTCGCAGGAAAACGAAGGTGAATCGAACCGCATTGAAACGATTGGCGGAGCGATGCGAAGTTTAACGCACCACGGTTTGCACCAATACCAAATGGAGTTGGATGAGCAttatcaccagcagcagcagcacagtgGCTCACACTATCAACCACACGGCTTTTCGCACGCTACCGCTTACCAGATGGAACGCTACGATTACAGGCACACGGTCAACAACAATGAAACGATAGTGCCTTGCGAAGCAACGTGCAGCAAGTATACGTCGAAGGACAAAGCACATCCCGTCTTGGAACCAACGGTGGTGCAACACCGGAACGATGAACTCATACCGGCCGAACATTCCCGCGCGAATGAAGGCGAGGAGGAAGACAGCTCATCGTCGGATGGACCGGCCCAGCACCAGATCATTGCCATCCACGGTCATCGCATCCAAATAAACGAGGTTTCGTCGTCGTACGTCGGTACTGCTGCCTGTGCGTCGCAGATGCTGCTGGGAAGCTCGGACAGCGaaagcaccaccagcacaacCAGCCACGGAGACAGTGGCGATGAAGAGAACAGTGCCTCATCAACAACTAATGCTGCGGCCGGCGTGAAGCAGATGGTGCTGCCAGTGCTGGTGAAACAACGCCCAAGAAAACCCGGACCATCGTCACGCGTAATAACGATTTTCTACGAAACACGCAGCAGTCGGCGTCAGTCGCGAGCGCgaaatcaaacatcaaacagttTTGCTGATTGCAGTCGCAAAAGGGTGGACTTGAAACCTGCCTCGTTTGGCGGTATAGTAAAGCGACGAAAAGCGTCCACCGTTATGCGTGCCACCAGCATTGTCCATCCCGACAACGGTTCACCGACCGCTGGTACCGATACGTTCGTGCGCAGAGCATTACGCTCGAACGGAATGATAGTGAATTCTGCCAGACACGTGCTAACTGGCCCTGGGCATCGCGATAATGTCGTCGGCGATGCTGCACGTAGCATAGCAATGCGGGCTGCAGGTCAAACGCACCAACGGCAAGGATTGCTGCTGAACCATCTGGTAAGCTCAACCACTGCGCCCAATCGTTGTCTTGCGATGCACTCAATCAAGGCTAAACCGAGCGTGATTGCTGCGGACGACCGAACTCGAATAAGCAGAAGCGGATGCAGCACGAGGCGCATGAAGCTGGATGATGAACGGCAGCGGCAAATGCAAGCAAGCAAAGGGAAAGCAATCGCCTGCAGTGGAATTGATTTGATGGAAAGAtccaaacgaacgaaacagCTACGACGTGCCCAATGACCGAAAGCGTAGGGAACGCTGGATCGATCAATCCCATCCCGTGGCaataggtgtgtgtgtagtagtagtactagTAGTTTGGCGATAACGTAGGAATAGTAGGTTAAACaaaagttaaacaaaaaaaaaagattgtagAAGAAAGGGCTGTGAGCAATCATATTTCGTCTGTATCTCACCTTCTCATTTATTACGCGCGATTAATGCGCAAAACTTCATAATTTCGTTCTCATCATTCTAACACAACTTTCCTTCTTCTGTTTGAAATTCTCCCTGCTATTTGAATTAGCCTATTGTGCCGGTTGAGTGTGAAAAAGCATAATCCCAAcagtgatttttgttttgtcgttgTAAAAACCACATCCCAGAATTAGGGGAAAATTGTCAATTTAATCATTTCAAATCATTTCAACATCTTGTTCCTACCGGTGGCATGATTTTTATTGATAGTGCACTTCCATAATGTGTGTATAGCATAATTTATCCCCATTTAGAgtacaattttgttttatgtttttttttttcttcatgcgtttgataaaataatcccattttgtttttacataCATAATGTTCGTTTTTGCTATGTAAGTTATAAATTAACAGATTCTATAGAGCAACCGATACATCAGTTTATGTGTACTAGGGTTAAGGGGGGCGGGGGTGgataatatatatttttggaaccgtgcaaaaacacacacacaaatcttACAGGCAAATAGTACAATGGATTGAAAAGAGGCAGGTAAAACACACAACTCGCGCACCGTGATGATAGTGCGTGAGTTCTGTAGTGCATTTTCTTGTAGTAGAGAGGCTAATTGGTAAATTGTTACGCAAATGTATGTGCAAACCCTAGGCCAAAGTAGAAACGAAAATGTTTTAGGTTCAAAAAGTGCCTCGACTGTGGTAGAGAACTGGCAAACTGGTAAGGTAATATCTCAGGTGGTCCGATCATCCAAAACCTTACGCAGATTCACAGTCGTTATTTAGCGCAATTTCATCAGCATGTGTGCAAACTTACGATAATTACGATTTATTTTGGTATACATTTCCTATAGAGCACCTTCAAATTGTTGCTGGAATACCGTTCGCTCGTAACGTTTTCCATTATTGTGTATGCGCAGGTGGAAAAGTAGCTCTTTTATTGACTGCCGGTGTTTAAGCAATTGAAACTACAATCTTTGGTGTGGATTGTGAATCTATGTATATTCGGAAATTGTGTAAAGACATAGCAAATAACGATAATGTCTCAACTATCAAAAGGAAGCGGAGCAGTACCCACCCGTAGCtataaaaaaagtgttttgtgCAAGCGTATTGGAAGCAAagtgtttttctgtttctatTTTAATGGtcagaaaataaatattttaaactaaAAGATGTATTTCTTTCCACGGTCGAACCGACACCAAACACTGTACCACCTGTTAGTACAACCATCAatatataattttattataCTTCATAGTTTGCAACATATTTGATGCGTGCGACAGTTGCGGTAAATAAATTACTGCCACGCGAGCAAAAAGGTAACAGAGACATCTGGAGGTAAAATCAAGCACAGTACTACTTACTCAGCTCAAATATCGTTGTACTGGCTGATGAATGTGTCGTGGATGCGCTGCTTGTTTTCCACCTTCATGTCAGCGATTGCCATTATCACGTCCAGCAGTAGCTCCCGGGACAGGTCCTGCATCTTCGGCAGCTTCGCTACCTGGCTAAAGTTGTGCACGACCATCTTGAGCGCGTAGTTCTTAATGTCCAGCACGTTCATCTTGTCCGAAGCTTCCAGTATCTGCAGCACGTTGTCGTACGTGATGTTATTCTCCAGATTGTGCTTACAGAACGCCTGCAGCCGGTTGTTGGCGAAGCCATAGAAGCAGGGCGCCTGAAACAGGTAGAGCGAATCCTCCGGTGGCATCTTGGTGTCACCGTAGTAGATGTACCGTAGCAGCGAATCGAATGCCTCGAGCGATGGTGAAATATCGCCGATCTGTATGTTAACCGTGTTGTCCGCGGGCATGAACGAGCGGAACATCGCCTGGAAGTAGGTGCAACGGGCAGCGAGTATGGATTTGTGGGCCGGTATGATTTTCTCCTCCAGCACCAAATTAATGTCACAGAACTCTTTGCCACCCGATTTGAGAAACACGGCCATGTCACTCTCGAGCGTGGTGCCGATCGTTTTGTCATACTTCATGTCTGTGGTGTGCTTGCTCGGGTTAAGCCGCTTGCGAATGATTTCCACGATCAGTGGTTTGTCCAGGGCAGCAAATTCGGCCGACATTACGATGTTGTAGAAATGATCCTCCTTCACGATGAACCCGAGACAGTAATCCTTGATAAGCGTTAGTCCCATGCGGTCCGCGTTGTACAGCGCATCGAGGACGTTTgactttgaaattttaaaCTCCAGATACTGCACGCAAAGCTGCTCCAAACGGGGAATGTTAAACTGCACCGCAAGCTGATAAACATCCATCATGATGAGTACGAGTTTGTGGCTGAATGGGTCCTTAACTAGAGCGTGTTGTGGGAAAGTTGGTAAGTTATTGTGGGTTGCAAAAATGCACTTCAAATAGCCGGGTTTCTTCTAGTCCATCGTACCGCACCATACTTACATACAATCCGATCGGTATAGATATAGTTAAGCACTATCTCGAACGCTTCCGGTTGTGCATCCGGCAATTGAACTTCCAGTATCGGCTGCTCCGCCAATCGTACATCGGTCGTTCCAAACAGTTTTTCGAAGTGTAAATTACGCGCATCCCGAGCAGCCCTGGAATGCGGCCAAAACGGTTAGCATGTTGCACTTTTTGCTACTTTCCACCACCGTCCATATTACTTACAAAATTTTCGACCGTAAAAACTGCGACCGGGCCACTATCATTGCGATGTGGGCGGAAATTTTTACCTCCTCCGTGCCGACGATAAACTGAACGTCACAAAATTGCCGATTCTGCAAAAACTTCCCAAAGTCATCGTGCAGTGTGCACTTGGGATAGCTGGAGAACTGGAAGCGGTACGTGTCGCCGCTGCGTACGTTATTATCGATCGTACCGCCAAAGATGTACATTGCGTCGCCGATAACGGCTGCTGCGTGGAATAGCCGACCGCTCGGAATTTGCGATTCCGGCGCAGGTGTTACAGTCGACCATATCTGGCTGTCCAGATCGTAGCAATGCAGATCGTTGGGGAGCGTCGAGTCAGCCGCCCCTCCGAACACGTACAGAAAGCGATCGTGGTGTACCATCGTGTGGCCGTACCGACGGGCGGGCGGTGGTGGAGCACCACGAAGTATATGTTCCGTCGATATTCGTCTCCAGCTGCATTGAATCGCAAAGGATAAACCAAAACGTATCATTAAACGCAACATTCGCTAGGGGATAGCATGCATTGCCCCGTATACGTACGTTTTATCTTTGAAGTTAAACTGAAACAGTGTGTTGGTAATTTGCAGTCCACTTTGACCGGAAAACACGTACATACAGCCGCGGGCAACGGCCACAGGGAAATTACAGCAGGTCGGTGGTCGATCTCCTTTCTGTTCCACCTCTTCCCATTGATGCGTTTCACCCTACAAATAAGGTCGGATGGGTAAAGGATAAACAATTGTGTTTGTAACGCTTTCGCCCGCACTTGGCTCGCACTGCTTACCGTCAGTCGAATGGTCCACATATCGTTCAAACGGGCATTCCCATCATAGCCCGCATATATCCAGAGCTTGCCGTCGTAAACGGCCGCACCGTGAGCACTGCGTGCCACCGGGGTACGCCCAATAAACTTCCATTCCGTCCACTGCCCGTTCTGGAAGTTGTACTCGAACAGATCGTTCTTGTTGGTGAGATTCGAGTTCGAGTGAATATCGCCAGTGTACCCTCCGAAGACAAACATCGACGTACCGTGCACGACGGCCGAATGGTGGTATCGGGGCGCTGGAGGAGTCCCGGTAGCAAACGCCCTGCCCCACGATTTGTCTTTCACGCCGAAGCGAATCAAATCGTTCAGCATGTTCTTGCCATTGTCCCCGCCGAAGACGTAGATTGCCTCCTTGTAGGCCACCACCGTGTGCTTCGAGCGACGGGCGCCCACAAATTCATCGCAATCGCTCTCCCGTTTCCACTTGTTGGCCGTATTGGAGATGGGCACATTGGCCGATATTTGCGTGCTCGAGgaggtgctggtgctgccgaTCGACGCAGACGATACGAAGCGCCCTGTGGACATGCTTCGAGCGATCGTACTTGGCCTATTCGCGTAAATACCGTTCTACTTTGCGATGCTTTGTTTCTCCAGTTCAAGTTCACAACAAATCGAtagttttgtcttttttgttgttgttgccgttctgtctgtatgtgtgggaAGGCGGCTCCGTTTAAATCATAAAGTTCAGAGCTTTATTCAAATTGTTCCGCTTCTGCGGATGAGTGGCGCAGCAAATGGCTAATTTATCATCAGCAAATTAATAAGTACCAGTAAAATACTAACGTCCATTAGCATTTATTAAGctgttttcatttaaaatgcaCATTAAACcgcaattgaaacaaaccgATGACTGGCAACACTGCCACCATTTTGTTAaccgcttttttgtttcaactttGACAGAAGCTGCCAGGACCTTTTTGCTGTgttgaaaacacaaaaaaaactctttgGAAAAGTTTGTTGCGATGCTCAGTGCGCTATTAAAGTAGGATTTTTTAGTGTGATAATCTGCGAGTGGAATTGTAAAACGTTGTTTGTAATGTAGTAACCATGATCTCGAACGCTTTGTGCGATCTGGAGAAATGTGTAAGTCCGAACTGGctgtgcatttttttctccttttccttGCTGCGGTTGACGCCTTCTTTTGCTTGTGCCGATGTTTTCCCGTAGGTGTACACGGCCGGAGTCCAGCTCGATTCACTGGCCGTGAAACTGACGGATGTGGAGCGCAATCTGGACGAAAACGAGCTAGAATCGATCGAAAATGAGTCAGTGATGGAGTTGCTGGAGTCCGTGACGGAGGTCAAGAACGAGTACCAGAACCTGCGCAAAGATTTGCAGGaggtgcagcagctgcagaagGAAATGACCAACTCGCTGCGCTACCAGTTGCGAAACATGACGCAAACGTTCCGGGGGCtgaagaagaaaattgaatCCAACTCCATACCGGTGCACCTTGTGCCGCCACCGGCCGGCTCGTCTTCCCGCAATGCAGGGCACGAAGCGCGTGACTCCCAACATCACCCGCACCCGCCGCATCTGCTGCCCCAACCAGACCTTACCGTGCACGATCACGGACCGAGGCGTGCCGCGGGCATGCTGAAGAGTGTCAGTAAGAACTGAGTAAACCGTTCCCGTGCATCGTTTGGTAAAATTCGAAGCACTATCCTCACTGGTATTGATCAGCTTACTGCAAACATCGCCTGCCGTTTACTATCGGGTATCACGCATTACGTTCCCATACGTTGATTCCGCAAACGCCACCTAATGGCGTGTGCACACTCACGCAATACGCAATACTCATCGCCATCGACATTCCTCGCTCGATTGAGTACCCATTGGGCTGACCCCCGTCCAACTTAGTACGGATAGCGGCGACAATAGCCTGTCAGAACGGTGCTCCGACTGCCAAAACGGGTGACGATCCGCTCGCCCGCTCAtcatgtatgcgtgtgtgtgtgtgtgtggctgtctgtttgtttgtcaattaatttaatttgttttatattgCATTCGGTTTCCTTTTGTTCTGGTTTtgttcgcaatcacaaccgaATGTGGCTTTAAATACCAGCTGCAGCATCATGTTGTCATCATCCAGTCAGTGTCCTTCATCCTTCATTTTGCCCGCAAGCCGAACACTACAGGCAAACAACCTGTTCGGAACGGAAATTGGAAACTGAAATCCAACCAGCCGATCGTACAGAAATCGTTAGAGAATCCCGTTAGCGAATTAGCGAATCCTATGAAAGCATGCATTAAGCTTACATCTCATTCTGACCCATGCAGGAAGTGCAATAGCTTCTCTTTCCGCTAGGATAGTTGACGAGACCGCAGGAGGTCAGTTTTTGAATAGTACAGGGGTAGCAAGGACGCGAGCAAGGGTTCCAAATGTTTTGAAACTAGAGTGACCAGAGAGGAAACAACACGCACGAATAACCATGATATATCCGACGCAGTTGAAACCAAGTAATCACAGTACTGTATGTTTGCATCTTCTTTTCCTTTATGTTGAATCTGTTTGCATGTTTTCATGTCTTTCTGCATGTGTTTTATACAAGAATCATCTAAAGACTATCTTTTGATTCACTTTgtaattcaaatgaaaaaagtattcctttttgtatttttacacAGTTTAACCTTTACCCTATGCACGATATGCATGATTTTGTACACGATAATGTTCTCTTGCATTGCGATGTTAAATTAAGTTTTAGAACAAAGGGTAGTAGTGCGTGTTAATGCCCCCAACACTGTAGTAACGTTCAAATGCACCTTTCGTGCACCCAGTATACACACCAGAACAAGCTCTCACGTGCGCAAAAATATATGTCTTAACTATATTCTAAAGCATTTAAAAGATAATTAGTATACACGTAGCCCATTTCATGTGCCAgttgaaaaagtgcaaaagTTCAGCTGAATTTGATGCAATGTTAAAATGTAGCGTAAGCAAACGTTAGACGTAAAGTAATATCGAGTGAGTGTTACGTAGATTTGGTTTTCTATCGCATCTATTTGCCTCGTACTGTTTGTGTCCGGTTGAACGGACAGTTACCAACCTGTATCTTTTGAGcactttattttttctattattaaCGTTTTTACCGTTGTTAGTCAAATGCAATGCTCGAACTTACACAGCGGCATGCTATTGAGTTTATGCCTTCAATCATGTCAATAGAATATGCACAAGAACCCATCAAGAACGTACAATCATTTCCCAGCGCTGTTGTTAAAACATTATAGTGCATGCATGAGTAACATTTGCAAACAATGTGCCCCCATCAGCTCATTTTATCATACATTCACATACTGTTGGAAAATCATTCGTGGCACATCAAGTAAAACTTCGAATTTTTCCGCACGATGTACACCGGAATGCTTGGGGAAAGAAAGCGCGAAGTACGTTAGGATCGACTAATGGCTAAACAGTCGTCGTAACCTGTTAATTTGCTTCCAAGACAGAAAACATGAATCGTACTTTGCTCTCTTTGCCCCCGAATAGCTCTCGCTATCCTTCGGGATGCATTACCCACCTGCGATTATTAGGGTCTCTTGCGAAAACGAGAGACATTTGTCTATTTCTATCTTGTAGGGCAAACGCACGCTCGTGCGGACCTTGCGTGCACTCTATGGACAATT encodes the following:
- the LOC3290998 gene encoding molybdopterin synthase sulfur carrier subunit, yielding MSNTDSVRVKLLFFAKSRELAGVSGTDDFLVPHAEIKCSELLDLICNRYNLSIIRNNVILAHNEQYCADLSETIRIRNGDELAVIPPISGG
- the LOC11175460 gene encoding molybdopterin synthase catalytic subunit, which produces MNYLKLTFDKLDVGALNDQVAHESCGAVSLFVGTTRDNFEGKTVVLLEYEAYEAMAIKTMNLLCEEVRARWPDVVNIGIHHRLGTVPVKEASVVIAISSPHRKSSLEAVHFTIDELKKSVPVWKKELYDGEGSSEWKENSECTWSKKYKDNHIL
- the LOC1274435 gene encoding uncharacterized protein LOC1274435; the encoded protein is MSIGVNLRVTGHTSIGGRKYQEDYFSVAYQQTENDQNLEYAYFGIYDGHGGAEASLYAKEHLMNTIVSQKLFWSENDDDVLKSIREGYIQTHYSMWREQEKWPKTSSGLPSTAGTTASIAFIRRGKIYIGHVGDSGIVLGYQNDKESANDGRWVATPLTEDHKPESYAEKMRIMSCGGKVVTKSGVPRVVWNRPRIGHKGPVRRSTPIDEIPFLAVARSLGDLWSYNSAMDEFVVSPVPDVSVIEIDPKKYRCLIFGSDGLWNVMSPKNAVDIVRNAEMENVRIALEGGNEWKNPSKLLVNEALDRWSRSNMKADNTSVVIIMLDPPGPPKRDVLKSVKDTIQHAANDQPHAGTGAAGSNIIHLFDCITRGESMPAMSEELSRRELPALADARFDRMHHNLDAQHHYHHPHHSAEEYCESESHTNDHNALHQPHPDQHHQLSHLQAADPYNQSAVPSTSYHQDLAYSDSFAESYNSLLNRSFENTDHSYTSLFHPVTEHGLEAEDVAESYRNKATMVEGVAPEEDDETMFDYSGGSSDDELIAANTASDSTYSLTNLQTKSERLRAEMLESCSSPDAYYHQQQPRNEPSGYATGNLAIIEHFHNYHHAPHGEYGEHHTTHGRTDSQENEGESNRIETIGGAMRSLTHHGLHQYQMELDEHYHQQQQHSGSHYQPHGFSHATAYQMERYDYRHTVNNNETIVPCEATCSKYTSKDKAHPVLEPTVVQHRNDELIPAEHSRANEGEEEDSSSSDGPAQHQIIAIHGHRIQINEVSSSYVGTAACASQMLLGSSDSESTTSTTSHGDSGDEENSASSTTNAAAGVKQMVLPVLVKQRPRKPGPSSRVITIFYETRSSRRQSRARNQTSNSFADCSRKRVDLKPASFGGIVKRRKASTVMRATSIVHPDNGSPTAGTDTFVRRALRSNGMIVNSARHVLTGPGHRDNVVGDAARSIAMRAAGQTHQRQGLLLNHLVSSTTAPNRCLAMHSIKAKPSVIAADDRTRISRSGCSTRRMKLDDERQRQMQASKGKAIACSGIDLMERSKRTKQLRRAQ
- the LOC1274442 gene encoding leucine-zipper-like transcriptional regulator 1 homolog, with the translated sequence MSTGRFVSSASIGSTSTSSSTQISANVPISNTANKWKRESDCDEFVGARRSKHTVVAYKEAIYVFGGDNGKNMLNDLIRFGVKDKSWGRAFATGTPPAPRYHHSAVVHGTSMFVFGGYTGDIHSNSNLTNKNDLFEYNFQNGQWTEWKFIGRTPVARSAHGAAVYDGKLWIYAGYDGNARLNDMWTIRLTGETHQWEEVEQKGDRPPTCCNFPVAVARGCMYVFSGQSGLQITNTLFQFNFKDKTWRRISTEHILRGAPPPPARRYGHTMVHHDRFLYVFGGAADSTLPNDLHCYDLDSQIWSTVTPAPESQIPSGRLFHAAAVIGDAMYIFGGTIDNNVRSGDTYRFQFSSYPKCTLHDDFGKFLQNRQFCDVQFIVGTEEVKISAHIAMIVARSQFLRSKILAARDARNLHFEKLFGTTDVRLAEQPILEVQLPDAQPEAFEIVLNYIYTDRIVFKDPFSHKLVLIMMDVYQLAVQFNIPRLEQLCVQYLEFKISKSNVLDALYNADRMGLTLIKDYCLGFIVKEDHFYNIVMSAEFAALDKPLIVEIIRKRLNPSKHTTDMKYDKTIGTTLESDMAVFLKSGGKEFCDINLVLEEKIIPAHKSILAARCTYFQAMFRSFMPADNTVNIQIGDISPSLEAFDSLLRYIYYGDTKMPPEDSLYLFQAPCFYGFANNRLQAFCKHNLENNITYDNVLQILEASDKMNVLDIKNYALKMVVHNFSQVAKLPKMQDLSRELLLDVIMAIADMKVENKQRIHDTFISQYNDI
- the LOC1274433 gene encoding uncharacterized protein LOC1274433, producing the protein MISNALCDLEKCVYTAGVQLDSLAVKLTDVERNLDENELESIENESVMELLESVTEVKNEYQNLRKDLQEVQQLQKEMTNSLRYQLRNMTQTFRGLKKKIESNSIPVHLVPPPAGSSSRNAGHEARDSQHHPHPPHLLPQPDLTVHDHGPRRAAGMLKSGKRTLVRTLRALYGQFVPDLVWTVFYLTHWRTLHVNYCKL